One genomic window of Ignavibacteriales bacterium includes the following:
- a CDS encoding aminoacyl-histidine dipeptidase, with amino-acid sequence MEKVLGNLKPELVWKYFEEICSYPRPSKKEEKIAAYIFSVGKKLNLETFKDSFGNIIIRKPATPGKENLKTVVLQGHIDMVCEKNRDVEHDFDNDPIIPYIDGEWVKAKGTTLGADNGIGVASALAVLEDNSFEHGPIECLFTLDEETGLTGATNLDTDALKATILLNLDSEELGTFFIGCSGGKTTMAKFTFKPQAVQENYLAYEIKVAGLQGGHSGLEIHTGRGNAIKILTRLLWNATREFKIKLSKIEGGNKHNAIPREAFAIVLVPKKAGKDFLKYVENFNKIIKEELLTNEPNLNVIAEKVKKPKTVINGKTQIKLLNTLYALPHGVITMSPDIPELVETSTNLATISTDGKNVNIVTSQRSSVASENQDIVNMVSTVFHLAEADVVEGDGYPGWKPNVHSAILKVFKTVYEDMYKKEPEVKAIHAGLECGIISEKYPDMDMISFGPTMFGVHSPDEKLKIDTVQPFYELLVNVLKNIPAN; translated from the coding sequence ATGGAAAAGGTTTTAGGAAATCTTAAACCAGAATTGGTTTGGAAATACTTTGAAGAGATTTGCAGTTATCCTCGTCCATCCAAAAAGGAAGAGAAAATTGCTGCGTATATTTTTTCAGTCGGTAAAAAGTTAAACCTCGAAACTTTCAAAGACAGTTTCGGGAATATTATCATACGTAAACCAGCAACACCAGGTAAAGAAAATTTGAAAACAGTTGTTCTTCAGGGACATATTGATATGGTATGTGAAAAGAACAGAGATGTTGAACACGATTTTGATAACGATCCGATTATTCCTTACATAGACGGCGAGTGGGTTAAAGCGAAAGGTACAACACTTGGTGCAGATAATGGCATTGGTGTAGCTTCTGCATTAGCCGTGCTGGAAGATAATTCATTTGAGCATGGTCCAATTGAATGTCTTTTCACTTTAGATGAAGAAACTGGATTAACTGGTGCAACTAATCTTGATACTGATGCATTAAAGGCTACTATTCTTTTAAATCTTGATTCAGAAGAATTAGGTACTTTTTTCATCGGTTGTTCCGGTGGAAAAACTACGATGGCAAAATTTACATTCAAACCGCAGGCAGTTCAGGAAAATTATCTCGCGTATGAAATTAAAGTTGCTGGATTACAAGGCGGGCATTCTGGTTTAGAAATTCATACTGGCAGGGGAAATGCAATAAAAATATTAACAAGACTTTTATGGAACGCAACCCGAGAATTCAAAATTAAACTATCCAAAATTGAAGGCGGAAATAAACATAATGCAATTCCGCGTGAAGCATTTGCAATTGTATTGGTTCCTAAAAAAGCTGGAAAAGATTTTCTGAAATATGTTGAAAACTTTAATAAAATAATAAAAGAAGAACTGCTTACAAACGAACCGAACTTAAATGTAATTGCGGAAAAAGTTAAAAAACCAAAAACTGTAATCAATGGAAAAACGCAGATTAAATTGTTAAATACGTTGTATGCATTACCGCATGGTGTAATTACTATGTCACCAGATATTCCAGAACTTGTTGAAACATCTACTAACCTTGCTACAATTTCTACAGATGGAAAAAATGTTAATATTGTAACAAGCCAAAGAAGTTCTGTCGCATCAGAAAATCAGGACATTGTTAATATGGTTTCCACTGTATTCCATCTGGCAGAAGCAGATGTTGTTGAGGGTGATGGTTATCCTGGCTGGAAACCTAATGTTCATTCCGCAATTCTAAAAGTATTTAAAACTGTTTATGAAGATATGTATAAAAAGGAACCTGAAGTAAAGGCAATTCATGCTGGATTGGAATGTGGAATCATAAGTGAAAAATATCCCGATATGGATATGATCTCTTTTGGACCCACAATGTTTGGCGTACATTCACCAGATGAAAAATTGAAGATTGATACTGTACAACCATTTTATGAATTGCTTGTTAATGTTCTTAAAAACATTCCTGCAAATTAA
- a CDS encoding PqqD family protein, which translates to MALNKLRNKKLEKANYLDLTPFKRYKEEIAENGTVKVLLPKFTNKFVVKYLVPKMKSSFIKINLDEFGSETWLQIDGEKNVASIGEELKKKFGEKINPVNERLTKFLTQLYTSRFISFNELKKKGD; encoded by the coding sequence ATGGCTCTTAATAAATTGCGAAATAAAAAATTAGAAAAGGCTAACTATTTAGATCTTACACCTTTCAAACGATATAAAGAAGAAATTGCTGAAAATGGTACGGTTAAAGTATTACTTCCAAAGTTTACTAATAAGTTTGTAGTTAAATATCTTGTTCCTAAAATGAAATCTTCGTTTATTAAAATTAATCTGGATGAGTTTGGATCCGAAACTTGGCTGCAAATTGATGGTGAGAAAAATGTTGCTTCCATTGGCGAAGAACTTAAAAAAAAATTTGGAGAAAAAATCAATCCAGTAAATGAAAGACTTACAAAATTTTTAACACAATTGTATACATCTAGATTTATTTCGTTTAACGAACTTAAAAAAAAAGGAGATTAA